Within the bacterium genome, the region ACCTTGGTATCGAAGGTATTCCGAAGGAGCATTTTTTTAAACTAACAGGTGAGCTTGATTGGATGCTTTCAAAATCGATTGATGTGGTGGACCTTGATTCTGACAATCCTTTTGCTGGAGTTGTTCGCAAGTACGGGAGGCGTATATATGGGTGAATATGAAGATTATCAAATTCGCCGAGAAACAATCTATGAAGCGAACACTCGACCTGCTATCCAAAGGTTTATTACGTCCATCGAAAGAAGAACTTGATTATGCAGGTATTGCCACATATCTACACAATCTTTCGACCTGTACGGTTAAGGTTGTAGACTACTGACGCTG harbors:
- a CDS encoding nucleotidyltransferase domain-containing protein produces the protein MISPQDLKTIQKWAKRYNIHSVYLFGSSLSDEEESNDIDLGIEGIPKEHFFKLTGELDWMLSKSIDVVDLDSDNPFAGVVRKYGRRIYG